In one Lujinxingia vulgaris genomic region, the following are encoded:
- a CDS encoding RNA polymerase sigma factor — MGDVDGGFEALYREHAPAARATLIRLLGDFELAEDALHEAWIVAMQSWVDDGGALQLPANPRAWLISTARFKGIDRLRRRVRYREKLALVAAGEPSASEATPEQALVDATVFEDDRLRLIFTCCHPALSREAQVALTLREVCGLSTEEIARAFLLRAPTLAQRIVRAKRKIQSAKIPYAIPEAADIPMRLEAVLSVIYLVFNEGYAASSGDALIRRELCLEAIGLGRLVVDLLEEPDGEALGLLALMLLSEARRAARTDGAGDLVLLEDQDRALWDEVLIAEGRALVARAFATGEVGVYALQAAIAAVHARAERFEATDWAEIVALYDLLFEASDSPVVALNRAVALAMRDGPAAGLELVEALLREDALKNYHLAHAARADLYRRLGRSEDARAAYRRALELTELEPERRFLSRRLQELDG, encoded by the coding sequence ATGGGAGATGTGGATGGTGGGTTTGAGGCGCTCTACCGGGAGCACGCGCCGGCGGCGCGAGCGACGTTGATTCGCCTTCTGGGGGATTTTGAGCTGGCCGAGGATGCGCTGCACGAGGCCTGGATTGTGGCGATGCAGAGCTGGGTGGATGATGGCGGGGCGCTGCAGCTGCCGGCAAACCCGCGGGCCTGGCTGATCTCGACGGCGCGTTTTAAGGGCATTGACCGGCTGCGGCGGCGGGTGCGCTACCGCGAGAAGTTGGCGCTGGTGGCGGCCGGGGAGCCCTCGGCCAGTGAGGCGACGCCGGAGCAGGCGCTGGTGGACGCGACCGTCTTTGAGGACGATCGGCTGCGTCTGATCTTTACCTGCTGTCACCCCGCGCTGAGCCGTGAGGCGCAGGTGGCGCTCACCTTAAGAGAGGTCTGCGGGCTGAGTACCGAGGAGATCGCGCGGGCGTTTCTGTTGCGCGCGCCCACGCTGGCGCAGCGTATTGTGCGGGCCAAACGAAAGATCCAGAGCGCGAAGATTCCTTACGCCATCCCCGAGGCGGCCGACATCCCGATGCGGTTGGAGGCGGTGCTCAGCGTGATCTACCTGGTCTTTAATGAGGGGTATGCGGCGAGCTCGGGAGATGCGTTGATTCGTCGAGAACTCTGCCTGGAGGCGATCGGGCTGGGGAGGCTGGTGGTGGATCTTCTGGAGGAGCCCGATGGGGAGGCGTTGGGGTTGCTGGCGTTGATGCTCTTGAGCGAAGCGCGCCGGGCGGCGCGCACCGACGGGGCCGGCGACCTGGTGTTGTTGGAAGATCAGGATCGCGCGTTGTGGGATGAAGTACTCATCGCGGAGGGGCGCGCGCTGGTGGCGCGCGCCTTTGCGACGGGGGAGGTCGGCGTCTATGCGTTGCAGGCGGCGATCGCCGCGGTGCACGCGCGTGCCGAGCGCTTTGAGGCGACCGACTGGGCCGAGATCGTAGCCCTCTACGATCTACTTTTTGAGGCCTCCGACTCGCCAGTGGTGGCGCTCAACCGGGCGGTGGCCCTGGCGATGCGCGACGGGCCCGCGGCGGGTCTGGAGCTTGTGGAGGCGCTTCTGCGCGAGGATGCGCTCAAGAATTATCACCTGGCGCACGCCGCCCGAGCCGATCTTTACCGAAGGTTGGGGCGGAGTGAGGATGCACGCGCGGCCTACCGGCGCGCGCTTGAGCTGACGGAACTTGAGCCCGAGCGCCGTTTTCTGAGCAGGCGTCTTCAGGAACTCGACGGTTAA
- a CDS encoding GAF domain-containing protein produces MTSSPPPAQLEDERLAALRRFAILDTPPDGAFDRIVQLAARVFDAPIALVSLVDEDRVWFKARHGLDVEKVGRDPGLCASVVFSDDAYMIEDAIEDPRSLAHPLVAGEFGLRFYAAAPLLTRQGHRLGALAVMGFEPREFGEGDRETLHDLAALVMEQMELRLTTRELLGSLERFITNLHDMQDPERYITLCAWTKSIRVGDDWMTFEHFLRSKLGLTVTHGIHPDAAEKFRSQAGSDEG; encoded by the coding sequence ATGACCTCTTCCCCTCCCCCCGCCCAACTCGAAGACGAACGACTCGCAGCCCTTCGACGCTTCGCCATCCTGGACACCCCTCCCGATGGCGCGTTTGATCGCATCGTGCAGCTGGCCGCGCGCGTCTTTGATGCCCCCATCGCGCTGGTCTCGCTGGTCGACGAAGATCGCGTCTGGTTTAAGGCCCGCCACGGCCTGGACGTCGAGAAGGTCGGTCGCGACCCGGGGCTCTGCGCCTCGGTCGTCTTCAGCGACGACGCCTACATGATCGAAGACGCCATCGAAGACCCCAGAAGCCTGGCCCACCCGCTGGTGGCCGGCGAGTTCGGACTTCGTTTCTACGCCGCCGCCCCCCTGCTCACCCGCCAGGGCCACCGCCTGGGCGCGCTGGCCGTGATGGGTTTTGAGCCCCGCGAATTCGGTGAGGGCGATCGCGAAACCCTCCACGATCTGGCCGCCCTGGTCATGGAGCAGATGGAGCTTCGCCTGACCACCCGCGAGCTCTTAGGCAGCCTGGAGCGCTTCATCACCAACCTCCACGACATGCAGGATCCCGAGCGCTACATCACCCTGTGCGCCTGGACCAAATCCATCCGCGTCGGCGACGACTGGATGACCTTTGAGCATTTTCTGCGCAGCAAACTCGGCCTCACCGTCACCCACGGCATTCACCCCGACGCCGCCGAGAAGTTCCGCTCCCAGGCTGGCAGCGACGAGGGCTAA
- a CDS encoding nuclease-related domain-containing DEAD/DEAH box helicase — protein MAVMIPAHPPKVHLERHAERELWERFRDKLSDDFRVYHSLPYLRQNGAQGEIDFLVVHRELGMLVVECKGKGVERANGQWYRMLKEGGRERLDKSPAEQARGQVEHIVKGLGDPMRRAIGNDRTSHFPFLYGWAVAFPFGPGPNKKTLDFPPEVLLLSRDLTGDLEGALARIMAFHGAKLPVRIPPLSQPHFEAACAVISPDVEVPFETRAASLDRERESLVELSEHQQSVVRGLMANPRVRVQGGAGTGKTLLALHAAREMARRGKRVLLTCFNIGLAEHLAECIEKRGEGFEGSIEVTHFHGLCERASALLGKPFGPPRGAAREEIVDFWMHRSAAILLDAIVEGHEEVRGWDAIIVDEGQDFGEDWWAVLDESLADPKQGHRWIFYDERQTIFGRPSCVPEDGMIFGLSENFRTTHAICDDLNQLIDSPMYPHALAPVGEPTSIYPMWGPSKTQKKLGELLEQLTTRDGVALDQVVILSPHSPERSTPGAPGELGGVKLVYEIAERGQGVLFTTIQSFKGLEAEVVILVDVDVDNDWYSQELRYVAASRAMLRLYVFAKSSWPN, from the coding sequence ATGGCCGTCATGATTCCCGCGCATCCGCCGAAAGTGCACCTTGAGCGCCACGCTGAGCGCGAACTCTGGGAGCGTTTTCGCGACAAGCTCAGCGATGATTTTCGCGTCTACCACAGCCTGCCTTACCTGCGGCAAAACGGAGCGCAGGGGGAGATCGACTTTCTGGTGGTGCACCGCGAGCTGGGGATGCTGGTGGTGGAGTGCAAAGGCAAGGGGGTCGAGCGGGCCAACGGCCAGTGGTACCGAATGCTCAAGGAGGGTGGCCGCGAGCGCCTGGATAAGAGCCCGGCGGAGCAGGCCCGCGGTCAGGTCGAACATATTGTCAAAGGGCTGGGCGATCCGATGCGTCGGGCGATTGGCAACGACCGCACCAGCCACTTTCCCTTTCTCTACGGGTGGGCGGTGGCGTTTCCTTTCGGACCGGGGCCGAATAAAAAGACGCTGGATTTTCCGCCGGAGGTGTTGTTGCTCTCCCGCGATCTGACCGGCGATCTGGAGGGTGCGCTGGCCAGAATTATGGCCTTTCATGGCGCAAAACTACCGGTGCGGATTCCGCCTTTGAGTCAACCCCATTTTGAGGCGGCGTGTGCGGTGATCAGCCCCGATGTGGAGGTGCCTTTTGAGACGCGGGCGGCCAGCCTGGATCGGGAGCGGGAGTCGCTTGTGGAGCTCTCCGAGCATCAGCAATCGGTGGTGCGGGGGTTGATGGCCAACCCCCGGGTGCGAGTGCAAGGTGGGGCGGGAACTGGAAAGACCTTGCTGGCTCTGCACGCCGCCCGCGAGATGGCGCGGCGCGGAAAGCGGGTGCTCCTGACCTGCTTTAACATCGGGCTTGCCGAGCATCTGGCCGAGTGCATCGAGAAGCGCGGCGAGGGCTTTGAGGGGAGCATTGAGGTCACGCATTTCCATGGGCTCTGCGAGCGGGCCAGCGCGCTGCTCGGAAAGCCTTTCGGGCCGCCCCGGGGGGCAGCGCGCGAGGAGATCGTGGACTTCTGGATGCACCGGAGCGCTGCGATCCTGCTCGACGCCATTGTGGAGGGGCATGAGGAGGTGCGGGGCTGGGATGCCATCATCGTCGATGAGGGGCAGGACTTTGGCGAGGATTGGTGGGCGGTGCTCGACGAGTCGCTGGCCGACCCCAAGCAGGGCCACCGGTGGATCTTTTACGACGAGCGCCAGACGATCTTCGGGCGGCCTTCCTGCGTGCCTGAAGACGGCATGATCTTCGGGCTGAGTGAGAACTTTCGTACCACCCACGCGATCTGCGACGACCTCAATCAGCTCATCGACAGCCCGATGTATCCTCACGCGCTGGCGCCGGTGGGAGAGCCCACCAGCATCTACCCGATGTGGGGGCCATCGAAGACGCAGAAGAAGTTGGGAGAGCTCTTGGAGCAGCTGACCACGCGTGATGGCGTTGCGCTCGATCAGGTCGTGATCTTGAGCCCGCACAGCCCGGAGCGCTCCACGCCGGGAGCGCCCGGGGAGCTGGGCGGGGTGAAGCTCGTCTATGAGATCGCCGAACGCGGCCAGGGCGTGCTCTTTACCACTATTCAGTCCTTTAAGGGGCTGGAGGCCGAAGTCGTGATCCTGGTGGATGTGGACGTCGACAACGACTGGTATTCGCAGGAGCTTCGTTATGTGGCGGCGTCGCGGGCGATGCTGCGCCTTTATGTGTTTGCGAAGTCGAGCTGGCCGAACTGA
- a CDS encoding NAD-dependent succinate-semialdehyde dehydrogenase: MLLPEVLMRAINPTTEELIAEFPEHTNDEVVQRLNAAREGFERWRHTPIVERARHFRLLANELRRGITHLSRRMTDEMGKPITQARAEVEKCAWACEYFADHAGTLLEARHIETEASDSYVTYEPLGVVLAIMPWNFPLWQVFRFAAPAMMAGNVTLLKHASSTPGCARDIVELFDAAGFPAGTFQHLFLNNRKTEELIRHSDVAALTLTGSTRAGRAVASVAGESLKKCVLELGGSDPFVVLADCDLDKTVDKAVQGRFQNNGQSCIAAKRFIVEDAIYDEFVARFKSAIEALKVGDPHDEDTDVGPMARKDLRDELHKQVKRSLRQGARCLVGGEPLDRPGYFYAPTLLIDVTPEMPAFAEETFGPVAAVVRARDTDEAIELANTSDFGLGASIWTSRSRGHNLVGRLRAGFVAVNEIVKSDPRLPFGGIKDSGFGRELAAEGIHEFTNIKTIYVA, translated from the coding sequence ATGCTTTTACCCGAGGTGCTCATGCGCGCGATCAACCCCACCACCGAAGAGCTCATCGCCGAGTTCCCCGAACACACCAACGACGAAGTCGTCCAACGCCTCAACGCCGCGCGCGAGGGCTTTGAGCGCTGGCGTCACACCCCCATCGTCGAGCGCGCACGCCACTTCCGCCTGCTGGCCAACGAGCTGCGCCGCGGCATCACCCACTTAAGCCGCCGCATGACCGATGAGATGGGCAAACCCATCACCCAGGCCCGCGCCGAGGTCGAGAAATGCGCCTGGGCCTGCGAGTACTTTGCCGACCACGCCGGCACGCTGCTCGAAGCCCGCCACATTGAGACCGAGGCCTCCGACTCCTACGTCACCTACGAGCCTTTAGGCGTGGTGCTGGCGATCATGCCCTGGAACTTCCCGCTCTGGCAGGTCTTCCGCTTCGCCGCACCGGCGATGATGGCCGGCAACGTCACCCTGCTCAAACACGCCTCGAGCACCCCGGGCTGCGCCCGCGACATCGTCGAGCTCTTCGACGCGGCCGGCTTCCCGGCGGGCACCTTCCAGCATCTTTTTCTCAACAACCGCAAAACCGAAGAGCTCATCCGCCACAGCGACGTCGCCGCGCTGACCCTGACCGGCTCCACCCGCGCCGGCCGCGCCGTGGCCTCGGTCGCCGGCGAATCGCTTAAAAAATGCGTGCTTGAGCTCGGCGGCTCCGATCCCTTCGTGGTGCTCGCGGACTGCGACCTCGACAAAACCGTCGATAAAGCCGTGCAGGGCCGCTTTCAGAACAACGGGCAAAGCTGCATCGCCGCCAAACGCTTCATCGTCGAAGACGCCATCTACGACGAATTCGTCGCGCGTTTTAAAAGCGCCATCGAAGCGCTCAAGGTCGGCGACCCGCATGACGAAGACACCGACGTGGGCCCCATGGCCCGAAAAGATCTTCGCGATGAGCTTCATAAACAGGTCAAACGCAGCCTGCGCCAGGGCGCGCGCTGCCTGGTCGGCGGCGAACCTCTCGACCGCCCGGGTTACTTCTACGCCCCCACCCTGCTTATCGATGTGACCCCCGAGATGCCCGCCTTCGCCGAAGAGACCTTCGGTCCGGTCGCCGCCGTAGTGCGCGCACGCGACACCGACGAGGCCATTGAGCTCGCCAACACCAGCGACTTCGGTCTGGGCGCCAGCATCTGGACCAGCCGCAGCCGCGGCCACAACCTCGTCGGGCGGCTGCGCGCCGGCTTTGTCGCCGTCAACGAGATCGTCAAAAGCGACCCGCGCCTGCCCTTCGGCGGCATCAAAGACTCCGGCTTCGGCCGCGAACTCGCCGCCGAGGGCATCCACGAGTTCACCAACATCAAGACCATCTACGTGGCCTGA
- a CDS encoding ArsR/SmtB family transcription factor, translating to MTIEDLPNSLYEAFARVGQALASPHRLRILNILAQSERSVEELASRLDQSMANTSTHLKVLKQARLVVGRREGKHVYYGLANEATRRVWLALRDLGLSELPEVRDLMHTYAEDPHNLSLLHTPELMARAERGEVIVLDLRGKREFEAGHVPGARSIPADELDQRLKELPTDRTIVAYCRGPYCVAAIQGVEKMRAAGFDAHRATDGILEWRAAGLPVEESDHAA from the coding sequence ATGACCATCGAAGACTTACCCAACTCGCTCTACGAGGCTTTTGCGCGTGTGGGCCAGGCGCTGGCCAGCCCCCACCGGCTGCGCATCCTCAACATCCTGGCGCAGTCGGAGCGCTCGGTCGAAGAGCTCGCGAGTCGCCTCGACCAGAGCATGGCCAACACCAGCACGCACCTCAAAGTGCTCAAGCAGGCTCGCCTCGTGGTGGGCCGTCGCGAGGGCAAACACGTCTATTACGGGCTGGCCAACGAGGCCACCCGGAGGGTGTGGCTGGCGCTTCGCGACCTGGGTCTCTCGGAGCTTCCCGAGGTGCGCGATCTGATGCACACCTACGCCGAAGATCCCCACAACCTCTCGCTCCTGCACACCCCGGAGCTAATGGCGCGCGCCGAGCGCGGAGAGGTCATCGTGCTGGACCTGCGCGGCAAGCGCGAGTTTGAGGCCGGACACGTGCCCGGCGCCCGCTCCATCCCCGCCGATGAGCTCGACCAGCGCCTCAAAGAGCTTCCCACCGACCGCACCATCGTCGCCTACTGCCGCGGCCCCTACTGCGTGGCCGCCATTCAGGGCGTCGAGAAGATGCGCGCCGCAGGCTTCGACGCTCACCGCGCCACCGACGGCATCCTGGAGTGGCGCGCCGCAGGCCTCCCCGTCGAAGAGTCCGATCACGCCGCGTAA
- a CDS encoding nucleotidyltransferase domain-containing protein, translating into MTSPTQTFYARPGALDMQVAQDQIVKKVLARQPYPMLFASVVGSHLYGFPSFDSDHDIRGAHILPLENVVGLYNERETLELMESVDGEKIDFVSHDVHKYFTLLLKRNTNVLEQIYSPLIHHRTAYFDELREIAGECLTSNHGHAYRGFAQKIWAVFEKQRKLKPLLYVFRTLLTGLNLMETGEVEANIMRLNHRYRLPYLGDLIALKLHGSEETLMEDADMSFYEGEFRRLMRRLDDARFHSDLPEEPRGKPELHDLLVRMRLEHGQAG; encoded by the coding sequence ATGACGAGCCCGACTCAGACCTTTTACGCACGCCCAGGAGCGCTGGATATGCAGGTGGCGCAAGATCAGATCGTCAAAAAAGTCCTCGCTCGGCAGCCCTACCCGATGCTCTTTGCGAGCGTGGTGGGGAGCCATCTTTACGGCTTTCCCTCCTTTGACTCCGATCATGACATCCGCGGGGCGCATATTCTTCCGCTGGAGAATGTGGTCGGCCTCTACAATGAGCGCGAGACGCTGGAGCTGATGGAGTCGGTCGATGGCGAGAAGATCGATTTTGTCTCGCACGATGTTCACAAGTACTTCACGCTTTTGCTCAAGCGAAATACCAACGTGCTCGAGCAGATCTACTCGCCGCTGATTCATCATCGCACCGCGTATTTTGATGAGCTGCGGGAGATCGCCGGGGAGTGTCTGACCAGCAACCACGGGCATGCTTATCGCGGGTTTGCCCAGAAGATCTGGGCAGTGTTTGAGAAGCAGCGAAAGCTCAAGCCACTGCTTTATGTGTTTCGCACGCTTTTGACCGGGCTCAACCTGATGGAGACCGGTGAGGTGGAGGCCAATATCATGCGCCTGAACCACCGCTACCGCCTGCCTTACCTGGGGGATCTGATCGCGTTGAAGCTGCACGGCTCGGAGGAGACTCTGATGGAAGACGCCGATATGAGCTTCTACGAGGGGGAGTTTCGCCGGCTGATGCGACGGCTCGACGACGCGCGTTTTCATAGCGATCTTCCCGAAGAGCCGCGCGGCAAGCCCGAGCTCCACGATCTGCTGGTGCGGATGCGTCTGGAGCACGGGCAGGCCGGCTGA
- the gluQRS gene encoding tRNA glutamyl-Q(34) synthetase GluQRS codes for MTLPDLDLLFERAAELRRQGPAGRYAPSPTGDLHTGNLRTALVAWLQARQAGARFVMRMEDLDQPRVREGSAEKILSDLRWLGLDWDEGPDLGGPASPYSQSERVGLYQAALLRLQARGLVYPCYCSRKDIAEAASAPHGPGGIIYPGTCRHLSASEREIRQQERPDRPPAWRFVAGEREVLFDDLICGTQRQHLARDVGDFVLRRADDIFAYQLAVVLDDALMGITDVVRGDDLLDSTARQIALFEAFDQPSPRFWHVPLMRDEAGERLSKRDGSDALDVLRERGLDAPAVIGLLAHSLGWVAEGARLSATELLQELSADALRDLRDHPERH; via the coding sequence ATGACCCTCCCCGATCTCGACCTTCTCTTTGAGCGCGCCGCTGAGCTTCGCCGCCAGGGCCCCGCCGGCCGCTACGCCCCCAGCCCCACCGGCGATCTGCACACCGGCAACCTGCGCACCGCGCTCGTCGCCTGGCTGCAAGCCCGCCAGGCCGGCGCGCGCTTTGTGATGCGCATGGAAGATCTCGACCAACCCCGGGTGCGCGAGGGCAGCGCCGAGAAGATCTTAAGCGATCTTCGCTGGCTCGGCCTCGACTGGGACGAAGGCCCCGACCTCGGCGGCCCGGCCTCCCCTTATAGCCAGTCGGAGCGCGTGGGGCTCTACCAGGCCGCGCTGCTTCGCCTGCAGGCCCGGGGCCTTGTCTACCCCTGCTACTGCTCGCGCAAAGACATCGCCGAGGCCGCCAGCGCCCCTCACGGCCCCGGCGGCATCATCTACCCGGGCACCTGCCGTCACTTAAGCGCCTCCGAGCGCGAAATCCGCCAGCAGGAGCGCCCCGATCGCCCCCCCGCCTGGCGTTTTGTGGCTGGCGAGCGCGAGGTGCTTTTTGACGATCTCATCTGCGGCACCCAGCGCCAGCACCTGGCCCGCGACGTCGGCGACTTCGTGCTGCGCCGGGCCGACGACATCTTCGCCTACCAACTCGCCGTCGTCCTCGACGACGCGCTGATGGGCATCACCGACGTGGTGCGCGGCGACGACCTGCTCGACTCCACCGCTCGCCAGATCGCGCTCTTTGAGGCCTTTGACCAGCCGTCTCCCCGCTTCTGGCACGTGCCCCTGATGCGCGATGAGGCTGGCGAGCGCCTCTCCAAGCGCGACGGCTCCGACGCCCTCGATGTGCTGCGTGAGCGCGGTCTCGACGCCCCGGCGGTCATCGGCCTGCTGGCGCACAGCCTGGGCTGGGTGGCCGAGGGCGCGCGCCTCTCCGCCACCGAACTTCTCCAGGAGCTCTCCGCCGACGCCCTGCGCGATCTTCGCGATCACCCCGAGCGCCACTGA
- a CDS encoding GNAT family N-acetyltransferase — translation MRSIRIEVRAGVSDLSAAAWDAIASITNPFVSHAFLSTLERSGCLDEASGWVPQILCAFDDDDQLIGAVPLYLKFHSRGEFVFDWSWAEAAHRVGIPYYPKAVAAVPFSPVSGARVLVAPDHPDAGAIARALVQAAIQLAGDAGLSSLHFNFIRPEDRALFEDLDLPIRAGMQYHWKNHSPLHDAPFEDFDDFLKAFRSKRRASIRRERRDLSREGVNARILQGDALTEDVMRRMFRYYANTVDAHVYGQRYLNERFFIEIAHSLRENLHLVMLEQDGAPFGGTFNLADITHLFGRYWGCEREVRFAHFEACIYAPIEWAIAHGIEVFEPGAGGDHKYERGFTPSPTYSAHYIADTRLRAAVRDFVEREHHAVDAHIDELREMGPLKNG, via the coding sequence ATGAGATCGATCCGCATTGAAGTCCGCGCCGGCGTCAGCGACCTGAGCGCCGCGGCGTGGGACGCCATCGCCAGCATCACCAACCCCTTTGTCAGCCACGCCTTCTTGAGCACCCTGGAGCGCTCCGGCTGCCTCGATGAGGCCAGCGGCTGGGTCCCCCAGATCCTCTGCGCCTTTGACGATGACGATCAGCTCATTGGCGCCGTCCCCCTCTACCTGAAGTTCCACTCCCGCGGGGAGTTCGTCTTCGACTGGAGCTGGGCCGAGGCCGCCCACCGCGTGGGCATCCCCTACTACCCCAAGGCCGTGGCCGCCGTGCCCTTTAGCCCGGTCAGCGGCGCGCGCGTGCTGGTCGCCCCCGATCACCCCGACGCCGGCGCCATCGCCCGCGCCCTTGTCCAGGCCGCCATTCAGCTGGCCGGTGACGCCGGGCTCTCCTCGCTGCATTTCAACTTCATTCGCCCCGAAGATCGCGCCCTCTTCGAAGACCTCGACCTGCCGATCCGCGCCGGCATGCAATACCACTGGAAGAATCACTCCCCGCTCCACGACGCCCCCTTTGAAGATTTTGACGACTTCCTCAAAGCCTTTCGCAGCAAACGCCGCGCCTCGATCCGCCGCGAGCGCCGCGACCTCTCACGCGAGGGCGTCAACGCCCGCATCCTCCAGGGCGACGCGCTCACCGAGGACGTGATGCGGCGCATGTTTCGCTACTACGCCAACACCGTCGACGCCCATGTCTACGGCCAGCGCTACCTCAACGAGCGCTTCTTCATCGAGATCGCCCACAGCCTGCGCGAGAATCTCCACCTGGTGATGCTCGAGCAAGACGGCGCCCCCTTCGGGGGCACCTTTAACCTGGCGGACATCACCCATCTTTTTGGCCGCTACTGGGGCTGCGAGCGCGAGGTGCGATTTGCCCATTTTGAGGCCTGCATCTACGCCCCCATCGAGTGGGCTATCGCCCACGGCATTGAGGTCTTTGAGCCCGGCGCCGGCGGCGACCACAAGTACGAACGCGGCTTTACCCCCTCGCCCACCTACAGCGCGCATTACATCGCCGACACACGTCTGCGCGCGGCAGTACGCGACTTCGTCGAGCGCGAACATCACGCCGTCGACGCCCACATCGACGAGCTGCGCGAGATGGGCCCGCTTAAAAACGGTTGA
- a CDS encoding YciI family protein — protein MKYVCLVYGEEEAMRGVDDNVCAAYGKELQERGAYLGGQPLMSVETATTVRVRRGEVTVTDGPFAETKEQLAGFYLIEARDLNEAIRIASGIPPAQVGSIEIRPARELNVDG, from the coding sequence ATGAAGTATGTCTGTCTGGTGTACGGCGAAGAAGAGGCGATGCGCGGCGTCGATGACAATGTCTGCGCGGCCTACGGAAAAGAGCTCCAGGAGCGTGGGGCGTACCTGGGCGGCCAGCCCCTGATGAGTGTGGAGACGGCCACTACGGTGCGTGTGCGGCGCGGGGAGGTCACGGTGACCGATGGGCCTTTTGCCGAGACCAAAGAGCAGCTGGCGGGTTTTTATCTGATCGAGGCGCGGGACTTAAATGAGGCGATCCGCATCGCCTCGGGGATTCCGCCGGCGCAGGTGGGCTCGATTGAGATTCGCCCGGCGCGAGAGCTCAACGTCGACGGCTGA
- a CDS encoding VOC family protein encodes MKIVTYLNFDGTCREAFEFYAGVLGGKLTMQVVSESPAAEHMAPEFQDSVMHACLEVGDQTLMASDTMHMGYTRPQGFSVSLQFETPEEAERVFEALAEGGEVRMPLERTFWALRFGTLEDRFGTPWMINCNERECT; translated from the coding sequence ATGAAAATCGTGACCTATCTAAACTTCGATGGAACCTGCAGAGAGGCGTTTGAGTTTTATGCCGGGGTGCTCGGCGGAAAGCTCACCATGCAGGTCGTCTCGGAGTCGCCTGCGGCCGAACATATGGCGCCTGAGTTTCAGGACTCGGTGATGCACGCCTGCCTGGAGGTGGGCGACCAGACGCTGATGGCCTCCGATACCATGCACATGGGGTATACCAGGCCCCAGGGGTTCTCGGTGTCGCTGCAGTTTGAGACGCCGGAGGAGGCTGAGCGGGTGTTTGAGGCGCTGGCCGAGGGTGGCGAGGTGAGGATGCCCCTGGAGCGCACCTTCTGGGCGCTGCGTTTTGGGACGCTCGAGGATCGTTTTGGCACGCCCTGGATGATCAACTGCAATGAGCGCGAGTGTACCTGA
- a CDS encoding rhodanese-like domain-containing protein, whose product MTFNLTTLALIALVILIALSIVRKKMNFIDPQTARQLVDEGALLVDVRTPQEYNEHHIPGALNLPLQELEARTDELPKDRTLVLYCRSGNRSSMARRYLLSRGYDEVHDLGAITSWR is encoded by the coding sequence ATGACATTTAACCTGACAACCCTGGCGCTGATCGCGCTGGTCATCCTCATCGCCCTGTCGATCGTGAGGAAGAAGATGAACTTTATCGATCCCCAGACCGCTCGCCAGCTCGTCGACGAAGGCGCCCTTCTGGTCGATGTGCGCACCCCCCAGGAGTACAACGAGCACCACATCCCCGGCGCGCTGAACCTTCCCTTGCAGGAGCTCGAAGCCCGCACCGATGAGCTTCCGAAAGACCGCACGCTGGTGCTCTACTGCCGCTCCGGCAACCGCAGCTCCATGGCCCGCCGCTACCTCCTCTCCAGAGGTTATGACGAGGTCCACGACCTGGGCGCCATTACCAGCTGGCGCTGA